One region of Miscanthus floridulus cultivar M001 chromosome 19, ASM1932011v1, whole genome shotgun sequence genomic DNA includes:
- the LOC136527216 gene encoding protein BZR1 homolog 3, protein MTSGAGGAAAGIGGTRVPTWRERENNRRRERRRRAIAAKIFAGLRAYGNYNLPKHCDNNEVLKALCNEAGWTVEPDGTTYRKGRKPLATEQPDPIGRSASPSPCSSYQPSPRASYNPSPASSSFPSSGSSSHITLGGNNFMGGVEGNSLIPWLKNLSSSSSFASSSKFPQLHHLYFNGGSISAPVTPPSSSPTHTPRIKTDWENPSVQPPWAGANYASLPNSQPPSPGHQVAPDPAWLAGFQISSAGPSSPTYSLVAPNPFGIFKETIASTSRMCTPGQSGTCSPVMGGVPIHHDVQMVDGAPDDFAFGSSSNGNNESPGLVKAWEGERIHEECASDEHELELTLGSSKTRADPS, encoded by the exons ATGACGAGCGGCGCCGGGGGAGCCGCCGCCGGGATCGGGGGCACCAGGGTTCCCACGTGGAGGGAGCGCGAGAACAACCGCCGCAGGGAGCGCCGGCGCCGCGCGATCGCCGCCAAGATCTTCGCCGGCCTCAGGGCCTACGGCAACTACAACCTCCCCAAGCACTGCGACAACAACGAGGTGCTCAAGGCGCTCTGCAACGAGGCCGGATGGACCGTCGAGCCCGACGGCACCACCTACCGCAAG GGACGTAAACCTCTGGCAACAGAGCAGCCTGATCCAATTGGAAGGTCTGCATCACCAAGTCCTTGCTCTTCATATCAACCTAGTCCACGAGCTTCATACAATCCAAGCCCTGCATCCTCTTCGTTTCCAAGCTCTGGATCCTCCTCTCACATTACTCTTGGTGGGAACAACTTCATGGGTGGTGTCGAGGGCAACTCTCTTATCCCATGGCTAAAAAACCTTTCCTCGAGTTCCTCATTTGCCTCCTCCTCCAAGTTCCCGCAGCTTCATCATCTCTACTTCAACGGTGGTTCCATCAGTGCACCAGTAACACCTCCATCCAGCTCTCCAACTCACACACCTCGCATCAAGACTGACTGGGAGAATCCAAGTGTTCAGCCACCATGGGCTGGGGCAAATTATGCGTCTCTTCCCAACTCCCAACCGCCGAGCCCTGGGCACCAGGTTGCTCCAGACCCAGCATGGCTAGCCGGGTTTCAGATATCATCTGCTGGTCCTTCATCTCCAACATACAGCCTTGTGGCACCGAATCCTTTTGGTATTTTCAAGGAGACCATCGCCAGTACCTCAAGAATGTGCACCCCTGGACAGAGTGGAACATGTTCTCCTGTAATGGGTGGTGTGCCAATCCATCACGATGTTCAGATGGTTGATGGTGCCCCAGATGATTTCGCCTTTGGGAGCAGCAGCAACGGCAACAATGAATCACCTGGTCTTGTGAAGGCATGGGAGGGGGAACGGATACACGAGGAGTGCGCCTCGGACGAGCACGAGCTGGAGCTCACCCTTGGGAGCTCAAAGACTCGTGCAGATCCCTCCTGA
- the LOC136526189 gene encoding zinc finger BED domain-containing protein RICESLEEPER 1-like translates to MADEDGLLSVGLALEGENDDDTRADAAALFSIDLGDGSAASIDVDADGGEGATTTMNSNGSAPSVAGTCNTSKRKSPVWADFEEIYEVINGSRICTKAVYKMCKSTLFARSAADTGHLKRHQKSCRIKTDQRARVQSRLLYNPNGSVYNWDYKPEVARSELCRLIAKLDLPLGIGETDAWEEYIVRAHNPKFVKTFGLKKVIGLHLIEVKHTGENIAEKVACVIKEFGLLDNVFSITLDNVSSNAKAMETLTPMFAGYLGSEPAPTPSDPNKVKYHLVHQHCACHIINLIVKFGLKRFKPYTEDFRTAINFLNSSNQRIALFKNFYIAKGVRLRKFGLNMNVRWNATYLMLKHLLPCKDVFSVFINSNYGSTLLTASHWYIADKILEFLKVFYDSTVTLSGVYYPTSPLILHHLLDIITHLHESSKDQNLFSIIYPMKLKYLKYWKDIPLLYLFAFILDPRGKIRGLFNVLIIMQQKTGFDCTSYYGIVKTEIFKLFNKYEEKFDAARSQRRAAHPANITGKRKQAWGRIFRGPGAYGVVGPSPASAPSPLSTSAAACELSAYLDSDNVTAYEDDFDILLWWCDHKLTYLVLSIMAKDIMSVPISTMSSESYFSLIGRILDERRRRLLPEHVEMLACIKDWELGERRLQHDVDNQELVDSFEHLYLDEDASTSGAPSASTSASSGS, encoded by the exons ATGGCCGACGAGGATGGCCTCCTATCGGTTGGCCTGGCCCTAGAGGGCGAGAACGACGACGACACTCGAGCTGACGCTGCTGCGTTGTTCAGTATCGATCTTGGGGACGGCTCTGCTGCTTCGATCGATGTGGACGCGGACGGTGGCGAAGGGGCGACGACGACTATGAACTCCAACGGCTCTGCTCCTTCGGTTGCTGGTACATGTAACACTAGTAAGCGCAAATCGCCTGTGTGGGCTGATTTTGAGGAGATCTATGAGGTTATTAATGGTTCTAGAATTTGCACCAAGGCTGTTTATAAGATGTGCAAATCTACCTTGTTTGCTAGATCTGCTGCTGACACTGGTCACTTAAAAAGGCACCAAAAATCATGTAGGATTAAAACTGATCAACGTGCTAGGGTTCAATCTAGGCTTTTATATAATCCTAATGGTTCTGTTTATAACTGGGATTATAAACCTGAAGTTGCTAGATCTGAATTATGTCGTTTGATTGCTAAGCTTGATCTGCCTTTAGGAATTGGTGAGACTGATGCTTGGGAAGAATACATTGTTAGAGCTCATAATCCTAAATTTGTTAAG ACATTTGGTCTC AAAAAGGTAATTGGTCTCCACTTGATTGAGGTAAAACATACTGGTGAGAATATTGCAGAAAAAGTTGCTTGTGTGATTAAAGAATTTGGTTTGCTAGACAATGTGTTCTCTATTACTCTTGACAATGTTTCTTCcaatgctaaggctatggaaacattgacacctatgtttgctggttatCTGGGTTCTGAACCTGCACCTACACCTTCAGATCCTAATAAGGTTAAGTATCATCTTGTGCATCAACATTGTGCTTGCCATATTATTAATCTGATAGTAAAATTTGGCTTAAAAAGGTTCAAACCGTACACTGAGgattttagaactgctattaacttTTTGAATTCATCTAATCAAAGGATTGCTTTGTTCAAGAACTTTTACATTGCTAAGGGTGTTAGACTTAGAAAGTTTGGTTTGAATATgaatgttagatggaatgctacatatcttatgcttaaacaccTGCTTCCATGTAAGGatgttttttctgtgttcattaattccaaCTATGGCTCAACGTTGTTAACTGCAAGTCACTGGTATATTGCTGATAAAATACTTGAATTCCTGAAAGTTTTTTATGACTCCACAGTCACtctttctggtgtttactatccaactagtccacttattCTGCACCATCTGCTAGATATTATAACTCATTTGCATGAAAGTTCAAAGGATCAGAATCTATTTTCTATtatctatcctatgaagcttaaataccTAAAATACTGGAAGGACATACCTCTGCTgtatttatttgcattcattcttgatcctagaggtaAAATAAGAGGTTTATTTAATGTTCTTATCATAATGCAACAAAAAACTGGTTTTGACTGCACTTCTTATTATGGTATTGTGAAAACTGAAATTTTCAAGTTGTTTAACAAGTATGAAGAAAAGTTTGatgcagctaggtctcaaaggagGGCTGCACATCCTGCAAACATCACAGGTAAGAGAAAGCAGGCATGGGGAAGAATTTTTAGAGGCCCTGGAGCATATGGTGTTGTTGGACCTTCCCCTGCCTCTGCTCCTAGTCCTTTATCTACTTCTGCTGCTGCTTGTGAGCTATCTGCTTATttggacagtgacaatgtcactgcatatgaggatgaCTTTGATATACTTCTCTGGTGGTGTGACCATAAGCTAACATATCTAGTGCTTTCTATCATGGCTAAAGACATTATGtcagttcctatttcaacaatgTCTTCAGAATCTTATTTCAGCTTGATAGGAAGAATACTTGATGAGCGACGCCGTCGACTATTGCCTGAACATGTGGAGATGCTTGCTTGCATAAAAGATTGGGAGCTGGGTGAAAGAAGACTGCAGCATGATGTTGACAACCAAGAATTGGTAGACTCCTTCGAGCAtctctatcttgatgaagatgcatctacttCTGGGGCTCCTTCTGCTAGCACATCTGCATCTAGTGGTTCTTGA